Part of the Venturia canescens isolate UGA chromosome 2, ASM1945775v1, whole genome shotgun sequence genome is shown below.
aaaaaataccaaattGCAAgagtgaaacaaaaataatttcggCGATTGTTTTTTGTCCCGGTTTCCCGTCAATTTTTTGCTCAATCTCGAAAACATTAGAACTTTGTATCGTTTGAAAAGGATAAACACGATGAAATTAATGGTTTAATGAGGGGCCCGTGTGATTCGACATCGTGACCCGGATGTGAAAAACCATTTAGTGCTTTTACCTTAACTTTGGATTTAGTATTAATGCTACATTTGCTCATTATTCGTAATAACTATTCATTTGGAATTGTGAATACTGAATGACGACTGAATGATGGCGAACGCATTGATGGAGGGCATCGAGGACGGCTCTTTCGTCCTTTTCCCCGTTTTCGTCGCGAAGGGCTCGAGACACTTCTTCACCGAGAAATTTATATTGAGCTGTTAACACAGCGATGAAGTGAATGACGTAGAGGTCGAAGCTGATTTTAGTAAAATGTAGTGAACAAGCAccgaaaacttggaaaattgcACCAGCCGCGAGCACGCTTTTGCCGAATGGTTCACCGGGCATGTAGCCCGGTACGGTAAGATCGGTGTACGTAAATTCGTCggcattgaaaatttgtagtAAGGGTGCTGCTGACCATATGGAGGTAGCAACGAAACAACAGCACATGTAAGACTTAACGCATTTCTTATAAGGCTTTAAGGTCTCGTGTATGCAACGTCTCAAGTCATCGGAATCGATGAGTATGAGATTGTACTGATCGATTAATTTTCTCAACTCTGTCCTTTTCGAATTGAGATAAGCTGTGGAAACGATGACTTCGGCACACAGGGCACCGAGTGCTCCGGATTGTTTGAACACCTCTTCCGTTGACagggacgaaaaatacaaCGAGCCGAGTACGCAGCTCAAGAAATAAGTTATTTTCACGGTCCACATGCCGATTACCCACAGAATAGAGAAAAATCTGAGCTTTGGTTCTCCATCACCAAGTGGATATATGTTTCCGGATAAAAGGTTCCCGACAGCGTTCAATTCGTTCGAGCTACAAAAATACCGAGTTTCCTTCATGCTACCTAGTCCGTCTTTATAAACCGTGTCACTCTGGCACTGGGGTGTATTTAGAGGAGACTTTCTTTAGTTGCTCGTTTCTCGTTGACGACTAACTGTGATCGCGGAGTCGGAACAACGTCGAACCACCGCGATACCGCATGATTAGCCATTCCTTTTATAAATATCATTAGCCAATGAAAGTATGAATCGAAAGGGCTGCCGACTGGATTCGAGTACGATCGGTACGGACAAGGCgtattaataaataagtgatTGGGGTCGCAGTTGGAGTCTCTCCCTTTCCCAtactcattttttcgtcgcaTCGTTTTCGTACTCAGTCTCGTTTGTATCATCCCTCGttattgaaatgtttttttttcattttttcaaggtGTATCAATTCTCATGTGGTCTTTGATCGTTGCGACCGTGCCGTATTCTCTTTCAATCCCATAAAAATCTAATGTCCTTTGGCATTTAAacgctttgatgaaaaatgccTTAAAGCATGCACGTTTCATATCGCAGGAAAAACGTCGGAGAGGaatggagcgagagagagggaaaatgaTTCGCTAGTGGTCGCGAACCTTACCTAGGGTCGAAATACACGattattcattgatttttattcagtATCGAAGAGCTCGTCGGATAGCGAAGATCAACTTTTCCCTAACATCATCGTATTGTGGAAGTGTTGGACTGTTGGAAATTTTCTTCCGTGAGCTGTTTTCAAATGTATTACATATATTAAGGGGTctaatagaatttttattaagaggccctaattagaattttcgcaTACGCACCGCCTTTGTTTAAACggagttttttcaaaattacgtttttggacggttcgttgatcaaattttcgaaactattcaaccgatccttaccaaaattttaccacatgTTCTTTGTGACTATAGCTATAGcgcatacgaattttgaaattttgagcggaactatttttttttgcaaaaaacgatgcaaaaaaacgtgctttttcttagtttttggaaaaatgggtgccattttaaaatttttgaaaaaatcaaaaattgtaTGATAATTATCTATTGAaactaaaaccatttttataattttctccgatcatccattccagagattttatcaacagcgtacacccatcttttttttggacctgtcttctctctcatttttctgtacgacaattgagtaaaataaatattaaaaaaaaaaattttgtgtattttaagagtgtattttttaggcctaacactttttatgtccatatttatattttataccggtcataaaaattcgtgaaaatagtcttttaTCTACCCGTTTAATTAGGGTAGACTCCTTAAACTTatcgaatattttcttttttctatgtgcAATACAACACGATGAGATtaatttaaaaagtttttggagtttttcaaaaattaaacgcaagttaaataatttttgaaaaattagagtCTGAGCGAggtgaaattttgtttttatcgacAATCGATAACGTCCATACTTTTAACGTTATTGATTCAACGTTAAAGAAATTCTTGACTGTTTCAAATTTTATGGTGAATTATTGCACCAATgtaataattgacaaagtatcAAAGGTTTTAAACTGTCTGTGTCACGTTCGCTATGGCACCAGATCAACTTTCCTGCGAATCTCATT
Proteins encoded:
- the LOC122406522 gene encoding odorant receptor 67c-like, which gives rise to MKETRYFCSSNELNAVGNLLSGNIYPLGDGEPKLRFFSILWVIGMWTVKITYFLSCVLGSLYFSSLSTEEVFKQSGALGALCAEVIVSTAYLNSKRTELRKLIDQYNLILIDSDDLRRCIHETLKPYKKCVKSYMCCCFVATSIWSAAPLLQIFNADEFTYTDLTVPGYMPGEPFGKSVLAAGAIFQVFGACSLHFTKISFDLYVIHFIAVLTAQYKFLGEEVSRALRDENGEKDERAVLDALHQCVRHHSVVIQIGRELSKILAFYIGATYLSCILKFCFLAFGVFTFESASIEKMTHVMGSVAIIVQVFLLCAVSEDLLTESTSVTESAFHENWYARSPAVKRVFCMMEMSNRIECRLSAYRVIDLAVPTLALILSKSYSACLLLLEVN